One segment of Anastrepha obliqua isolate idAnaObli1 chromosome 3, idAnaObli1_1.0, whole genome shotgun sequence DNA contains the following:
- the LOC129240078 gene encoding pupal cuticle protein Edg-78E-like: MFKILLLAALFAYACADNIDKDAQVLSFKNDVADPEGNYAYAFETSNGIQQQEAGNPVGVAGQYEYVSPEGERVSISYTADENGFQPTGSHIPTPPPIPEAIVRALEYIAAHPSAA, encoded by the exons ATGTTCAAGATT CTGCTCCTCGCCGCCCTCTTCGCTTACGCCTGCGCCGATAATATCGACAAAGACGCTCAAGTGCTGAGCTTCAAGAACGATGTCGCCGATCCCGAGGGTAACTACGCGTACGCCTTTGAAACGAGCAACGGAATCCAACAGCAAGAGGCCGGCAATCCTGTGGGCGTAGCTGGCCAATATGAGTATGTGTCACCCGAAGGCGAAAGGGTATCCATCAGTTATACAGCCGATGAAAATGGTTTCCAACCTACCGGTTCACATATTCCCACACCACCACCAATTCCAGAAGCCATAGTGCGCGCTTTGGAGTACATTGCAGCGCATCCCTCTGCCGCATAA
- the LOC129240077 gene encoding pupal cuticle protein Edg-78E-like: MFKYLVCIALFSLTFASADNIDKNAEIRSFQNSATDAEGNYQFSYETSNGIQHQEAGSLAGVRGSLNYVSPEGERISLSYTADEEGFHPAGDHLPTPPPIPAYVLRALEYIRAHPPQLKEEQ, translated from the exons atgttcaaatat CTCGTTTGCATTGCCCTCTTCTCGCTGACCTTCGCCAGTGCAGACAACATCGATAAAAATGCCGAAATACGcagctttcaaaattctgccaCCGACGCCGAGGGCAACTACCAGTTCTCTTATGAGACAAGCAATGGCATTCAACATCAGGAGGCCGGCAGTTTGGCTGGTGTGCGCGGCTCACTGAATTACGTATCGCCCGAAGGTGAACGCATCTCCTTGAGCTATACTGCGGACGAGGAGGGTTTCCATCCGGCTGGTGATCATCTGCCGACGCCACCACCAATACCAGCCTACGTGCTGCGCGCCTTAGAATACATTCGCGCACATCCACCACAACTGAAAGAGGAACAATAA